In the Mycolicibacter sp. MU0102 genome, one interval contains:
- a CDS encoding CoA-acylating methylmalonate-semialdehyde dehydrogenase, translating to MSTQIPHFIDGHRNAGTSQRTTDVFDPNTGEVQATLPLANTADVDAAVTSAAAAQRDWAAYNPQRRARVMMRFIDLVNTHVGELAELLSREHGKTLEDARGDIQRGIEVIEFCVGIPHLLKGEHTEGAGPGIDVFSLRQPLGVVAGITPFNFPAMIPLWQAGPALACGNAFILKPSERDPSVPVRLAELFVEAGLPPGVLQVVHGDKEAVDALLHHPDVAAIGFVGSSDIAQYIYSTATANGKRAQCFGGAKNHMIVMPDADLDQAVDALIGAGYGSAGERCMAISVAVPVGEQTAERLRSRLVERINSLRVGHSLDPKADYGPLVTRAALDRVNDYIGQGVTAGAELVIDGRERASDDTQFGDADLTGGFFAGPTLFDRVTTDMSIYTDEIFGPVLCMVRAHDYEEALRLPSEHEYGNGVAIFTRDGDTARDFTSRVQVGMVGVNVPIPVPVAYHTFGGWKRSGFGDLNQHGTASITFYTKVKTVTQRWPSGIKDGAEFHIPTME from the coding sequence ATGAGCACACAGATTCCGCACTTCATCGATGGCCACCGAAACGCCGGCACGTCACAGCGCACCACCGACGTCTTCGACCCCAACACCGGCGAGGTGCAGGCCACCCTGCCGCTGGCCAACACCGCCGACGTCGACGCCGCGGTCACCTCCGCGGCAGCGGCCCAGCGCGATTGGGCCGCCTACAACCCGCAGCGCCGGGCCCGGGTGATGATGCGTTTCATCGACCTGGTCAACACCCATGTCGGCGAGCTGGCCGAGCTGCTCTCCCGCGAGCACGGCAAGACCCTCGAGGACGCCCGCGGCGACATCCAGCGCGGCATCGAGGTGATCGAGTTCTGCGTCGGCATCCCGCATCTGCTCAAGGGCGAGCACACCGAGGGAGCCGGCCCCGGCATCGACGTGTTCTCGCTGCGCCAGCCGCTGGGCGTGGTCGCCGGGATCACCCCGTTCAACTTCCCGGCAATGATTCCGCTGTGGCAGGCCGGACCAGCCCTGGCGTGCGGAAACGCCTTCATCCTCAAGCCGTCCGAACGTGACCCGTCAGTGCCGGTGCGCCTTGCTGAGCTGTTCGTCGAGGCCGGGTTGCCGCCGGGCGTGCTGCAGGTGGTGCACGGCGACAAGGAAGCCGTCGACGCCCTGCTGCACCACCCGGACGTCGCCGCGATCGGCTTCGTCGGCAGCTCCGACATCGCGCAGTACATCTACTCGACGGCCACCGCCAACGGTAAGCGCGCCCAGTGCTTCGGCGGGGCCAAGAACCACATGATCGTGATGCCCGACGCCGACCTGGACCAGGCCGTCGACGCGCTGATCGGCGCCGGCTACGGCAGTGCCGGCGAGCGCTGCATGGCGATCTCGGTGGCGGTCCCCGTCGGCGAGCAGACCGCCGAGCGGTTGCGTTCCCGACTGGTGGAGCGCATCAACAGCCTGCGAGTCGGCCACAGCCTGGACCCCAAGGCCGACTACGGCCCGCTGGTCACCCGGGCCGCTCTGGACCGGGTCAACGACTACATCGGCCAAGGCGTGACCGCCGGCGCCGAGCTGGTGATCGACGGCCGCGAACGGGCCAGCGACGACACCCAATTCGGGGACGCCGATCTGACCGGCGGCTTCTTCGCCGGACCGACGCTGTTCGACCGTGTCACCACCGATATGTCGATCTACACCGACGAGATCTTCGGCCCGGTGCTGTGCATGGTCCGTGCCCACGACTACGAAGAAGCCCTGCGGCTGCCGAGCGAGCACGAGTACGGCAACGGGGTGGCGATCTTCACCCGCGACGGCGACACCGCCCGCGACTTCACCTCCCGGGTGCAGGTCGGCATGGTCGGGGTGAACGTGCCGATCCCGGTGCCGGTGGCCTATCACACCTTCGGCGGCTGGAAGCGGTCCGGCTTCGGCGACCTCAACCAGCACGGGACGGCGTCCATCACCTTCTACACGAAGGTGAAGACCGTCACGCAGCGTTGGCCCTCGGGGATCAAGGATGGCGCTGAATTCCACATCCCCACAATGGAATAG